A stretch of the Rosa rugosa chromosome 5, drRosRugo1.1, whole genome shotgun sequence genome encodes the following:
- the LOC133711991 gene encoding uncharacterized protein LOC133711991, producing the protein MEGVEHRTVKVNGINMHVAEKGQGPVVLLLHGFPELWYSWRHQIQTLASLGYRAIAPDLRGFGDTDAPADSSSYTCFHVVGDLVALLDAVVGDQENVFVIGHDWGALMAWYLCLFRPDRVKALVNLSVQFIPRNPQSKTIESMKAAYGDDYYICRFQEPGEIEAEFAQIGTARVIREFLTLRHPGPLFLPKGKGFGHPPDAPIALPSWLSEDDVNYYVSKFEKKGFTGGLNYYRNFDRNWELLAPWIGAQVKVPVKFIVGDQDLVYNSLGAKDFIHNGGFKKYVPFLEEVVVMEGVAHFNNQEKADEISEHIHDFIKKFE; encoded by the exons atgGAGGGAGTAGAGCACAGAACAGTCAAAGTCAACGGCATCAACATGCACGTAGCCGAGAAAGGCCAAGGCCCGGTGGTGCTACTCCTCCACGGCTTCCCGGAGCTCTGGTACTCATGGAGGCACCAAATCCAGACCCTGGCCTCGCTCGGCTACCGAGCCATTGCCCCGGACCTCCGCGGCTTCGGCGACACCGACGCGCCAGCCGACTCGTCGAGCTACACTTGCTTCCACGTGGTGGGAGATCTCGTGGCGCTATTGGACGCCGTCGTCGGCGACCAGGAGAATGTGTTCGTGATCGGGCACGACTGGGGTGCACTCATGGCTTGGTATCTCTGCCTGTTTCGGCCGGACCGAGTCAAGGCTCTGGTCAACTTGAGCGTGCAATTTATTCCTAGAAATCCTCAGAGCAAGACTATTGAATCCATGAAAGCTGCTTATGGGGACGACTATTACATCTGCAGGTTTCAG GAGCCTGGAGAGATAGAAGCCGAGTTCGCCCAAATTGGTACTGCAAGAGTTATTAGGGAATTCTTGACCTTACGCCACCCTGGTCCGCTTTTCCTCCCTAAAGGTAAAGGCTTCGGACATCCCCCAGATGCCCCGATCGCCTTACCAAGTTGGTTGTCTGAGGATGATGTTAACTACTATGTCAGCAAATTTGAGAAGAAGGGCTTCACTGGTGGCTTAAACTACTACCGAAACTTTGACCG AAATTGGGAACTCCTTGCACCCTGGATTGGGGCTCAAGTGAAAGTTCCAGTTAAGTTCATTGTGGGAGACCAAGACCTTGTTTATAATTCTCTTGGCGCCAAGGATTTCATACACAATGGCGGGTTCAAGAAATATGTACCGTTCTTGGAAGAAGTGGTTGTAATGGAAGGAGTTGCCCATTTTAACAACCAAGAAAAGGCCGATGAAATCAGTGAACACATTCACGACTTCATCAAGAAATTCGAGTAA